The Haloterrigena turkmenica DSM 5511 genome includes the window TCGGGGAACGTCCGGCCGCAGTTCGTGCATTCGTGTGGCATTAGTCTCGGGATACGAGCGCGCTGATCAGCGTTTCGTCCTTGTGGAGCGTCTCGATCTGGTTGGCCGGACCGATAACGGTCAGCTTCGCCGTGGACTCCTCACTGCCCATGATCCGGCCGAGCAGCGACGAGTCGTTCGCCTTGGATTTCGGATAGGTCTCGATCTCGATCCCGTTGAATTCGTCGGGACTGATCTCGGACATCGTCACCTCGATGAGTCGACTCTCCTCGTCGGGGGTCAGCCCCTCCTCGAGGATGACGATGTTGCCGT containing:
- a CDS encoding DUF2073 domain-containing protein; translation: MPKATNTDDPEGPDGVQIDLISGERMENMATMEKIRMILDGVHDGNIVILEEGLTPDEESRLIEVTMSEISPDEFNGIEIETYPKSKANDSSLLGRIMGSEESTAKLTVIGPANQIETLHKDETLISALVSRD